The following proteins come from a genomic window of Micromonospora echinofusca:
- a CDS encoding metal-dependent transcriptional regulator, with translation MKHDLVDTTEMYLKTILELEEEGVPPLRARIAERLGQSGPTVSQTVARMERDGLLTVEGDRHLALTPHGRSNAVSVMRKHRLAELLLVNVIGMPYEEAHEEACRWEHVMSDAVEKRVYDLLNRPTRSPYGNPIPGLDQLGTPEQTTAAPIEGERNLAFPGLSGPVVVRRICESVQTDADVLRQLHAAGVDPGATVTVAQERDGVSIDRSGDRIRLPREIASRVFVAAH, from the coding sequence GTGAAGCATGATCTGGTCGACACGACCGAGATGTACCTCAAGACCATCCTCGAGCTGGAGGAGGAGGGGGTTCCGCCGCTGCGTGCCCGCATCGCCGAGCGGCTGGGGCAGAGCGGGCCGACCGTCAGCCAGACCGTCGCCCGGATGGAGCGCGACGGCCTGCTGACCGTCGAGGGCGACCGCCACCTGGCGCTGACCCCGCACGGCCGCAGCAACGCGGTCTCCGTGATGCGCAAGCACCGCCTCGCCGAGCTGCTGCTGGTCAACGTGATCGGGATGCCCTACGAGGAGGCCCACGAGGAGGCCTGCCGGTGGGAGCACGTGATGAGCGACGCCGTCGAGAAGCGGGTCTACGACCTGCTCAACCGGCCGACCCGCTCCCCCTACGGCAACCCGATCCCGGGGCTGGACCAGCTGGGCACGCCGGAGCAGACGACCGCCGCCCCGATCGAGGGCGAGCGCAACCTGGCGTTCCCGGGGCTGTCGGGGCCCGTCGTGGTGCGACGCATCTGCGAGAGCGTGCAGACCGACGCGGACGTGCTCCGGCAGCTGCACGCCGCCGGCGTCGACCCGGGCGCGACCGTCACGGTGGCGCAGGAACGCGACGGGGTGTCGATCGACCGCTCCGGTGACCGCATCAGGTTGCCGCGCGAGATCGCCTCCCGCGTCTTCGTCGCCGCGCACTGA
- a CDS encoding sulfurtransferase → MPASDDLIVEAGRLAVELGQADPPTLLDVRWRLVGPPGREDYAAGHLPGAVFVDLDTALCGPPGAAGRHPLPDPAALQAALRAAGVRAGHPVVVYDGGDGMAAARAWWTLRWAGHRPVRLLHGGFPAWQAAGLPVSTTVPTPQPGDVEVRPGALPVLDAAEAARLAAADDGVLLDVRAAPRYRGETEPIDPVAGHVPGAVNLPAGEYVAEGRFPAVEALRERFAAAGVGEDRPVGAYCGSGVTAAQAVFALHLAGRPDAALYVGSWSNWVADPDRPVATGPGPTG, encoded by the coding sequence ATGCCCGCCTCCGATGATCTCATTGTCGAGGCCGGTCGGCTCGCGGTCGAACTCGGCCAGGCAGACCCGCCCACGCTGCTCGACGTCCGCTGGCGGCTCGTCGGCCCGCCGGGTCGGGAGGACTACGCCGCCGGTCACCTGCCCGGCGCGGTCTTCGTCGACCTGGACACCGCGCTCTGCGGCCCGCCCGGCGCCGCCGGCCGCCACCCGCTGCCCGACCCCGCAGCCCTCCAGGCGGCGCTGCGGGCCGCCGGCGTCCGCGCCGGTCACCCTGTGGTGGTGTACGACGGCGGCGACGGCATGGCCGCCGCCCGTGCCTGGTGGACCCTGCGCTGGGCGGGCCACCGGCCGGTACGGCTGCTGCACGGCGGCTTCCCGGCGTGGCAGGCCGCCGGGCTGCCCGTCAGCACGACGGTGCCGACCCCGCAGCCGGGCGACGTCGAGGTGCGTCCCGGCGCGCTGCCGGTGCTCGACGCGGCGGAGGCCGCCCGGCTGGCCGCGGCCGACGACGGTGTCCTGCTCGACGTGCGCGCCGCGCCCCGCTACCGGGGCGAGACCGAGCCGATCGACCCGGTCGCCGGGCACGTGCCCGGCGCGGTGAACCTGCCCGCCGGCGAGTACGTCGCCGAGGGCCGGTTCCCGGCCGTCGAGGCGCTGCGCGAGCGGTTCGCCGCCGCCGGGGTGGGCGAGGACCGGCCGGTGGGGGCGTACTGCGGGTCGGGGGTGACGGCGGCGCAGGCCGTGTTCGCGCTGCACCTGGCCGGCCGCCCGGACGCCGCCCTCTACG